Below is a genomic region from Cyanobacteriota bacterium.
GGAGGGTGGTGCATAGGTATTAGGTGTTAGGGGTTAGGTGCTAGGGGTGGAACTGGATGTAGATCTTAATGTCATGGTGGGGGTGAAGCTGGTGATCTGTTGAAACGATGGGATCGAAAAATGTTCCAGCCCCAGGGTTGTAATCGCGCTAGTGCTCGCTCTGGTTCGAGAGTTGCTAAATAGCTTGGCCCTTCTGGCGTTGAGGCCATATCAGCAGACTTGTCTCGAATAGCGCCGATCGTTAGTCCCCAAAAGTGTTTGCTTAGATAAAACAGGGTGTAGCCATGCTGTTCAAGAAACTTACTGACAGGTGTGGGATATTGTCCAAAATCTTCAAACACGATGTCTCTAATCTGCTGGTTACTGACTAACTCACTGGCTCCTTCTAGCACTAATAGTTCATTGCCTTCAACATCGATTTTTACGAGTCCAATATTGCTGATGGCTAGATGGTTTACTAGGTCATCCAATCGCCTGAGTTGAACTGGATAGCTACGATCGGACAATGGGTCTGACGTACCCGATGAGGTTGTCGCAATCGAGGCTAGCCCCCGATTGTAACAAAAGTCGGCTGGAATGTTTAACACAGCCTCGCCATTATGGTTACCCAGGGCTAAGTTTTCGGCGTGCACGTTGCTTAAACCTAGTGATTTCCAACTCTGAACATTGGCTAGCAGTTCTTGGTATAGCTCTGGATGAGGCTCTACAGAAACTATTCGACCAGTTTGGCCTACACGGGCTGCCATCAGGCTAGTCATGTAACCTAGGTTAGCGCCAACATCAATTCCTACATCCCCTGAGTCTAGGAGTCGCCAAATAACTTCACTCACACAGAGGTCAAATACACCAAACCAGCGAATGTGTAGGCCAA
It encodes:
- a CDS encoding FkbM family methyltransferase, which translates into the protein MVLSNYLRPEYLFRPSQVWRRVLQKLHPHTEDFDQVLLPWGLPLQVRSLDFIGLHIRWFGVFDLCVSEVIWRLLDSGDVGIDVGANLGYMTSLMAARVGQTGRIVSVEPHPELYQELLANVQSWKSLGLSNVHAENLALGNHNGEAVLNIPADFCYNRGLASIATTSSGTSDPLSDRSYPVQLRRLDDLVNHLAISNIGLVKIDVEGNELLVLEGASELVSNQQIRDIVFEDFGQYPTPVSKFLEQHGYTLFYLSKHFWGLTIGAIRDKSADMASTPEGPSYLATLEPERALARLQPWGWNIFRSHRFNRSPASPPP